One window of Lemur catta isolate mLemCat1 chromosome 3, mLemCat1.pri, whole genome shotgun sequence genomic DNA carries:
- the TMEM275 gene encoding transmembrane protein 275 encodes MPPAAEKREGAPALAPAGRVPGRLPGLPSPALCCACGLCVLLAGVNVTLVGAFASFLPGHNAPLVVGPALLVLALGFFAACCVGSRGPAPRARSSAAGQGQGGGRAGPVALEMESSERTAQDTTAVQLSPAVSAASSGRSSPGPGAFALDAPAALCALRTEGLPPNLSRERAAP; translated from the coding sequence ATGCCGCCCGCCGCGGAGAAGCGCGAGGGGGCCCCGGCCCTGGCGCCCGCAGGCCGCGTTCCGGGCCGGCTGCCGGGCCTGCCGTCGCCGGCGCTGTGCTGCGCCTGCGGGCTGTGCGTGCTGCTGGCGGGCGTGAACGTGACGCTGGTGGGCGCCTTCGCCTCCTTCCTGCCCGGACACAACGCGCCGCTCGTCGTGGGGCCGGCGCTGCTCGTGCTGGCGCTCGGCTTCTTCGCGGCCTGCTGCGTGGGTAGCCGGGGCCCCGCGCCTCGCGCGCGCTCCTCGGCGGCGGGCCAGGGCCAGGGCGGCGGCCGCGCCGGGCCGGTGGCGCTGGAGATGGAGAGCAGCGAGCGCACGGCGCAGGACACCACGGCCGTGCAGCTCAGCCCCGCCGTCTCGGCCGCGTCCTCCGGCCGCTCCAGCCCGGGCCCCGGCGCCTTCGCCCTGGACGCCCCCGCGGCCCTCTGCGCGCTGCGCACGGAGGGGCTGCCGCCCAACCTGTCCCGGGAGCGGGCCGCCCCCTAG